The Neobacillus sp. OS1-2 genome includes a window with the following:
- a CDS encoding glucose 1-dehydrogenase: protein MGRLSGKVAIVTGAASGQGAAEARLFASEGAKVVATDIQTELLEKVVKEIQENGGEAIAVNHDVTNEEQWQEVVNEAVTTYGKLDVLVNNAGIGGAPGFALIDDVDLASWNKFMTVNATSQFLGIKSVIPEIRKNGGGSIVNISSMAGLVGGAAGIHYTASKGAIRLLTKDAAVELGPDRIRVNSVHPGFIDTPMVSVVTEDAELTKAALQGIPLGRAAQPEEVAKLVLFLASDDASYITGAEIAIDGGATAK from the coding sequence GTGGGTCGTTTATCAGGTAAGGTAGCCATTGTGACAGGTGCAGCAAGCGGTCAAGGAGCAGCAGAAGCTCGTTTATTTGCAAGCGAGGGCGCCAAAGTAGTCGCCACCGACATTCAAACCGAATTATTGGAGAAAGTGGTTAAGGAAATTCAAGAAAACGGCGGGGAGGCCATTGCTGTTAACCATGATGTAACAAATGAAGAACAATGGCAAGAAGTAGTGAATGAAGCCGTCACTACATATGGAAAACTTGATGTCCTTGTCAATAATGCTGGTATTGGCGGTGCTCCCGGTTTTGCCTTAATTGATGATGTTGATTTAGCCAGTTGGAATAAGTTTATGACCGTAAATGCAACAAGTCAGTTTTTGGGAATTAAATCAGTGATACCAGAAATAAGAAAAAATGGCGGAGGTTCCATTGTTAACATATCCTCCATGGCTGGCCTTGTCGGTGGTGCTGCAGGTATTCATTATACTGCATCAAAAGGGGCTATTCGTTTATTAACCAAAGATGCTGCCGTTGAATTAGGCCCAGATCGGATTCGTGTAAATTCTGTTCACCCTGGTTTCATTGATACTCCGATGGTATCGGTTGTGACAGAAGACGCTGAATTGACAAAAGCGGCATTGCAGGGCATTCCCCTAGGTCGTGCAGCACAGCCAGAAGAAGTGGCAAAATTAGTCTTATTCCTTGCTTCTGACGATGCCAGTTATATTACGGGTGCAGAGATTGCGATAGATGGCGGGGCTACCGCGAAATAA
- a CDS encoding SDR family oxidoreductase: protein MNVLILGGSKGIGRATALQFSSEGNQLFVNYAHDDEVAFVTASEIMERGAVAHLIKADVGDPAAIKEMLSQIKSKTDRLDLIVHCAVAIIPGDGLSLSWDEWQRAISVSNLSLVETIREAMPLLQHGSSIIALSSRGSDHVGPRYAAMGSTKAFTEAIVRYLVLELAPKGIRINVVSPGTLETDALRRLFSEEESVEEYLEYEKSLNPSGRGLQFEDVTQVIAFLASPAAQMIQGRVIPIDGGRGLL, encoded by the coding sequence ATGAATGTATTAATTCTAGGGGGAAGCAAAGGCATCGGAAGAGCTACAGCCTTGCAATTTAGTTCAGAAGGTAATCAACTATTTGTGAATTATGCCCATGATGATGAAGTAGCATTCGTTACTGCTTCAGAAATTATGGAAAGGGGAGCGGTAGCGCACCTCATCAAGGCGGATGTCGGCGACCCGGCAGCCATTAAAGAGATGCTATCACAAATAAAAAGCAAGACTGATAGACTTGACTTAATTGTTCATTGTGCTGTAGCCATTATCCCTGGCGATGGGTTGTCCCTTTCCTGGGACGAATGGCAACGGGCCATTTCGGTCAGTAATCTCTCACTTGTCGAAACCATTCGTGAAGCGATGCCGCTGCTGCAGCATGGATCATCCATTATCGCACTTTCTAGTCGTGGTTCCGATCATGTAGGACCACGGTATGCCGCAATGGGGTCAACGAAAGCTTTTACTGAAGCCATCGTCCGTTATCTCGTGCTTGAACTGGCTCCAAAGGGCATTCGGATAAACGTGGTTTCCCCAGGCACATTGGAAACGGATGCCCTAAGGCGACTTTTCTCAGAAGAAGAGAGCGTAGAAGAATACCTTGAATATGAAAAATCACTGAATCCGAGTGGACGCGGTCTTCAATTTGAGGACGTAACACAGGTCATCGCCTTTTTGGCAAGTCCAGCCGCACAGATGATCCAAGGTAGAGTCATCCCGATTGATGGGGGACGGGGGCTGCTATAA
- a CDS encoding 3-oxoacyl-ACP reductase family protein has protein sequence MNDTFSLRNKTAIVTGGNRGLGRSIALALAKAGAELVVVGRDQNRNEEVVQEIKNLGRNAMGFSVDLSRINSIQQFVQNVQESFGTIDILVNNAGVSATNFALDITEEEWDKVMNVNVKSLFFCSQAVAKAMKQQGGGKIINVSSVVGAVGDVGISPYTASKAAVINLTKSLALEWARFGIRVNAIGPAYIETEMNKEELRNEKVRNKIISKTPMKRLGLPEEITGAILLLASDAGSFITGQTIFIDGGWLAQ, from the coding sequence ATGAACGATACTTTCAGTTTACGAAATAAAACAGCGATTGTAACGGGGGGAAACCGAGGATTGGGCAGGTCAATTGCGCTTGCGCTGGCAAAGGCTGGGGCTGAACTGGTTGTTGTGGGGAGAGATCAAAACAGAAATGAAGAGGTTGTCCAAGAAATAAAAAACTTGGGTAGGAATGCCATGGGCTTTAGTGTAGATCTTTCCAGGATAAACTCGATCCAACAATTTGTCCAAAATGTTCAAGAATCTTTTGGGACAATCGATATTTTAGTCAACAATGCGGGGGTATCTGCTACCAACTTTGCCCTGGACATTACAGAAGAGGAATGGGACAAGGTGATGAATGTAAATGTGAAATCCTTATTCTTTTGCTCACAGGCTGTCGCTAAAGCCATGAAGCAACAGGGCGGTGGAAAAATTATTAATGTTTCTTCTGTAGTCGGTGCAGTAGGTGACGTTGGAATAAGTCCCTATACGGCAAGTAAAGCTGCTGTTATTAACCTGACCAAATCCTTGGCACTGGAGTGGGCAAGATTTGGAATCCGTGTGAATGCAATTGGACCAGCCTATATCGAAACGGAAATGAATAAAGAAGAGCTTAGGAACGAGAAAGTAAGAAATAAGATCATTAGTAAAACTCCTATGAAAAGGTTAGGACTTCCAGAAGAAATTACAGGAGCCATCCTGCTACTGGCTTCGGATGCCGGCAGTTTTATCACTGGCCAAACCATTTTTATCGATGGCGGCTGGTTAGCTCAATAG
- a CDS encoding zinc-binding dehydrogenase, producing the protein MGTMKAAVYYGPRDIRVEKFTIPEVGPNDILLKVNACGICGSDVHSYGTGLYIEKGQIMGHEFSGEVVKVGALVNDIEVGERGTGFHSGVCGTCFWCKRNEFMHCPNLFKASTGYGLQGAFAEYLVIQNAINGISFHKIPDQLDHFTAATIEPVSVAAYTVDQCQPKKGDNVAVLGAGLIGNACMQVFKSYEVNKVAVSEVSEIRLEMAKSSGADVVINAAKQNVLDRIKELYGPGPYHFNEGAMTDIVVEASGAPSAVEDSFELVRSGGVIAFVGLPEKKAQLDTTKIVHKAPKILGVLGGDFHRSIELLTSQKVQTKHLITHVFPIDHAKEAFETQMRPHESVKVMIEF; encoded by the coding sequence ATGGGAACAATGAAGGCAGCTGTTTATTATGGGCCAAGGGACATTCGGGTTGAAAAATTTACTATTCCGGAAGTTGGGCCAAATGATATTTTACTCAAGGTAAATGCTTGTGGGATCTGCGGTTCAGATGTTCATAGTTATGGAACGGGATTATATATTGAAAAAGGTCAAATCATGGGTCACGAATTCTCGGGTGAAGTAGTCAAGGTGGGTGCCCTTGTAAACGATATCGAAGTGGGTGAGAGAGGAACCGGGTTTCATTCAGGGGTGTGTGGTACTTGTTTTTGGTGCAAAAGAAATGAATTTATGCATTGTCCCAATTTATTTAAGGCATCTACCGGCTATGGTCTCCAGGGAGCGTTTGCTGAGTATTTGGTGATTCAAAATGCCATTAACGGTATTAGCTTCCACAAAATCCCTGACCAACTTGATCATTTTACAGCAGCGACGATTGAGCCGGTGTCAGTGGCCGCTTATACGGTTGACCAATGTCAACCCAAGAAAGGGGATAATGTTGCGGTTCTCGGTGCTGGGCTAATTGGCAACGCATGCATGCAAGTTTTTAAATCCTATGAAGTAAATAAGGTGGCTGTCAGTGAGGTATCAGAAATCAGGTTAGAGATGGCAAAATCATCAGGTGCCGATGTCGTCATTAATGCAGCCAAGCAAAATGTTTTAGATAGAATCAAAGAATTATATGGACCGGGTCCCTACCATTTTAACGAGGGGGCGATGACCGATATCGTGGTCGAAGCATCCGGGGCACCTTCGGCAGTTGAAGATAGCTTCGAACTAGTCCGAAGCGGCGGTGTCATTGCGTTTGTTGGACTTCCAGAAAAAAAGGCACAGCTCGATACAACCAAAATTGTCCACAAGGCGCCAAAAATTCTTGGTGTTTTGGGTGGTGATTTTCATCGTTCCATCGAATTATTAACGAGTCAAAAAGTGCAAACCAAACATTTAATCACCCATGTGTTCCCGATAGACCATGCAAAAGAAGCTTTTGAAACACAGATGAGACCGCACGAATCTGTAAAAGTTATGATTGAATTTTAA